The following are encoded together in the Chaetodon auriga isolate fChaAug3 chromosome 4, fChaAug3.hap1, whole genome shotgun sequence genome:
- the LOC143318856 gene encoding uncharacterized protein LOC143318856 has protein sequence MLNNMDLNAKDSFYPQFENCNSSSLGMENSVRKDNQEVYVDAERGVPAQFGHEGTPATLKTEASNSEFAFNPCECPKDTYTPSSLAYSGSFYVEASQGAPCSTETLLNMITEIVGISTLPLSEVQQSGSSRGTYPSPAPMDSSNGNFGDPGVKRQSYTCSGPSPPVYSPDQTCPRYADDQAGSQAQDASTSQLSFCSSRDPNQKKDEPKSEAASFPVVVKNEFESSCYEWGTFNKPDCLETSFQTETFPMSNDFPPEQQMDVKELLDTFPPICANPEMEFKVEGGIKQEPCFSDTCSQSYSSPLYNNYLPPPPMGLSSNLKPFPEPPQPSNQCDPLYTSPALPSTIDSILYSSLLPDSFAQSYTTRATKPPRARKTPATSHGPAKEKPFVCPMESCDRRFSRSDELNRHIRIHTGHKPFQCRICLRSFSRSDHLTTHTRTHTGEKPFSCDVCGKRFARSDERKRHGRVHLKQKEKMEIKPQVTTGAWPFTLPEGI, from the exons ATGTTGAACAATATGGATTTGAATGCGAAAGATTCCTTTTACCCGCAGTTTGAGAATTGCAACAGTTCTTCCCTGGGAATGGAAAACAGCGTGCGGAAAGATAACCAGGAGGTGTATGTCGATGCAGAGCGGGGGGTACCTGCCCAGTTTGGCCACG AAGGAACCCCTGCAACCCTCAAAACCGAAGCTTCCAACTCGGAATTTGCTTTTAACCCATGCGAGTGCCCAAAAGACACCTACACCCCCTCCTCGCTCGCCTACTCTGGCAGTTTCTATGTTGAGGCATCTCAGGGAGCGCCGTGCAGCACCGAAACACTCCTCAATATGATCACTGAGATCGTGGGTATATCTACACTGCCACTTTCAGAAGTGCAACAGAGCGGCAGCAGTCGGGGAACTTATCCGTCGCCTGCGCCGATGGACAGCAGCAATGGCAATTTTGGAGACCCCGGCGTCAAGAGGCAATCGTACACCTGCTCCGGACCCTCTCCCCCGGTGTACTCCCCAGACCAGACGTGCCCGAGGTATGCTGATGATCAGGCCGGCAGCCAGGCCCAAGACGCGTCCACTTCCCAGCTGAGCTTCTGCTCCTCCCGAGATCCGAACCAGAAGAAGGACGAACCAAAGTCGGAGGCCGCGTCTTTCCCCGTCGTGGTCAAGAATGAGTTTGAAAGCAGCTGCTACGAGTGGGGAACATTTAACAAGCCAGACTGTTTGGAGACGAGTTTCCAGACAGAAACCTTCCCGATGTCAAACGACTTCCCCCCGGAACAGCAAATGGATGTTAAGGAACTTTTAGACACGTTTCCCCCAATTTGTGCCAACCCAGAGATGGAGTTTAAAGTGGAGGGGGGTATCAAACAGGAACCGTGCTTCTCTGACACCTGCTCTCAGAGCTACTCCAGCCCCCTGTACAATAATTACCTCCCCCCGCCTCCCATGGGCCTCTCCTCTAACCTGAAACCCTTCCCCGAACCTCCACAGCCATCTAACCAGTGTGATCCCTTATACACATCACCAGCTTTACCGAGCACCATAGACTCCATCCTGTACTCTTCCTTGTTGCCAGATTCTTTTGCTCAAAGTTACACCACCCGCGCGACGAAGCCCCCCAGGGCCAGAAAGACCCCCGCCACCTCTCACGGCCCAGCCAAAGAGAAACCCTTCGTGTGCCCCATGGAGAGCTGCGACCGGCGCTTCTCTCGCTCGGATGAGCTCAACCGGCACATCCGCATCCACACGGGCCACAAACCTTTCCAGTGCCGCATCTGTTTGCGCAGTTTCAGCCGTAGCGATCACCTTACCACCCACACCAGGACTCACACCGGGGAGAAGCCGTTTTCCTGCGACGTCTGCGGCAAACGGTTCGCCCGGAGCGACGAGAGGAAACGGCACGGACGCGTACACctgaaacagaaggagaaaatggaaataaagcCACAGGTGACCACCGGCGCGTGGCCATTCACTCTTCCCGAGGGAATTTGA